The nucleotide sequence GATCGCGACCGGCCGGTCGATCCCAATTCGCCATTTGCAAAACTGGCGGCGCTGAAGGAACAGCTTGCGGGCCGCAAAGAATAACCTAGCAAGGAATAACGGGAAGGTCGTTGGAGCGGCAGCGTCTCGATAAATGGCTGTGGCACGCGCGGGTGGTGAAGGCCCGCACCTCCGCCGCCGCGCTGGTCCAGGCCGGTCACGTCCGCATCAACGGTGTGCGCGAAATGGCGCCGGGACATTCAGTGAAGGTCGGCGACGTGCTGACGATCGCGCTCGATCGCAGCGTGCGCATCCTCAAAGTGGTGGGATTTTCCGAGCGGCGGGGCGACGCTGCGGCCGCGCGCGTGCTCTACGATGATTTGCAGAACGGCAAACAATAACTATC is from Bradyrhizobium sp. AZCC 2176 and encodes:
- a CDS encoding RNA-binding S4 domain-containing protein codes for the protein MERQRLDKWLWHARVVKARTSAAALVQAGHVRINGVREMAPGHSVKVGDVLTIALDRSVRILKVVGFSERRGDAAAARVLYDDLQNGKQ